A genomic region of Alistipes megaguti contains the following coding sequences:
- the hflX gene encoding GTPase HflX, with the protein MPRSKQEGANETGTEELRERAVLVAVVRDNQDARQTDEYLDELEFLAETADIRAVKRFTQRLPQPSARIYVGPGKLAEIVEYCKEEEIDVVIFDDELSPSQTRNIEKELPCRLLDRTRLILDIFLSRAQTAYAKTQVQLAHNEYMLPRLSGLWTHLERQRGGTGTRGGAGEREIETDRRIIRNRIAKLKEDLKKIDRQMAVQRSNRGSLVRVALVGYTNVGKSTLMNLISKSDVFAENKLFATLDTTVRKVVFDNLPFLLSDTVGFIRKLPTELIESFKSTLDEVREADLLVHVVDISHPQFEDQIAVVKQTLQEIGAGDKPVYLVFNKVDAYRWVEKAEDDLTPATRENLSLEDLKKSWIARANTPCIFLSALQKINLEKFRSDLYGMVREIHAGRYPFNNFLY; encoded by the coding sequence ATGCCCCGGTCGAAACAGGAGGGGGCAAACGAAACAGGAACGGAGGAGCTGCGTGAACGGGCGGTATTGGTTGCCGTGGTACGTGACAATCAGGATGCGCGCCAGACCGACGAATACCTCGACGAGCTGGAGTTTCTGGCCGAGACGGCCGATATCCGGGCCGTGAAACGCTTTACGCAGCGTCTGCCGCAGCCTTCGGCCCGCATCTACGTGGGGCCGGGCAAACTGGCCGAGATCGTCGAGTACTGCAAGGAGGAGGAGATCGACGTGGTGATCTTCGACGACGAACTGAGCCCGTCGCAGACGCGCAATATCGAAAAGGAGCTTCCGTGCCGGCTGCTGGACCGCACGCGTCTGATTCTGGACATCTTTCTGTCGCGGGCTCAGACGGCCTATGCCAAGACGCAGGTCCAGCTGGCCCACAACGAATACATGCTGCCGCGGTTGTCGGGACTGTGGACCCACCTCGAGCGGCAGCGGGGCGGTACGGGCACGCGCGGCGGTGCCGGTGAGCGAGAGATCGAGACCGACCGCCGAATCATCCGCAACCGCATCGCCAAGCTGAAGGAGGATCTGAAGAAGATCGACCGCCAGATGGCTGTCCAGCGTTCGAACCGCGGATCGCTGGTCCGGGTGGCGCTGGTGGGCTATACGAATGTCGGGAAGTCGACGCTGATGAATCTGATTTCGAAGAGCGACGTCTTTGCCGAGAACAAACTCTTTGCGACCCTCGACACGACGGTCCGCAAGGTGGTCTTCGACAACCTGCCGTTCCTGCTTTCGGACACGGTGGGCTTCATCCGCAAGCTGCCTACCGAACTGATCGAATCGTTCAAGTCGACGTTGGACGAGGTTCGCGAGGCGGATCTGCTGGTCCACGTGGTGGACATTTCGCATCCGCAGTTCGAGGATCAGATCGCCGTGGTGAAGCAGACGCTGCAGGAGATCGGTGCCGGAGACAAGCCGGTTTATCTGGTCTTCAACAAGGTGGATGCCTACCGGTGGGTGGAGAAGGCCGAGGACGACCTGACGCCCGCCACGCGCGAGAACCTTTCGCTCGAGGATCTGAAGAAGAGTTGGATTGCGCGGGCCAATACGCCGTGCATCTTCCTCTCGGCGCTGCAGAAGATCAACCTGGAAAAATTCCGCTCGGATCTGTACGGGATGGTGCGAGAGATTCATGCCGGGCGTTATCCGTTCAACAATTTTCTCTATTGA
- the upp gene encoding uracil phosphoribosyltransferase has protein sequence MTLHVLSQQNTVLNKFLSQIRDREIQKDSMRFRRNMERIGEITAYEISKTLNYRPQVVETPLGEATVQVIDDQLVIATILRAGLPYHQGFLNYFDDAQNAFVSAYRKSTKDGKFTVKVEYISCGSLEGKTLLLVDPMLATGSSLVLTYNALCEKGGVPACTHVASVIASEQGVDYAMKHMPHQNTTIWTAVVDEELTSRSYIVPGIGDAGDLAYGEKI, from the coding sequence ATGACACTTCACGTACTTTCCCAACAGAACACGGTTCTGAACAAGTTTCTTTCGCAGATCCGCGACCGCGAGATCCAGAAGGACTCGATGCGATTCCGACGGAACATGGAACGGATCGGCGAGATCACGGCCTATGAGATTTCGAAGACGCTGAATTACCGTCCGCAGGTGGTTGAGACGCCGCTGGGCGAGGCCACGGTACAGGTGATCGACGACCAACTGGTCATTGCGACGATCCTGCGTGCGGGACTCCCCTACCACCAGGGCTTTCTGAACTATTTCGACGATGCGCAGAATGCCTTTGTATCGGCCTACCGCAAGAGCACGAAGGACGGGAAATTCACGGTAAAGGTCGAGTATATCTCATGCGGAAGCCTCGAGGGGAAGACGCTGCTGCTGGTTGATCCGATGCTGGCGACGGGCTCGTCGCTGGTTCTGACCTACAATGCGCTGTGCGAGAAGGGCGGCGTACCGGCCTGCACACACGTGGCGTCGGTGATTGCCAGCGAGCAAGGTGTTGACTACGCAATGAAGCACATGCCTCACCAGAATACGACGATCTGGACGGCGGTGGTCGACGAGGAGCTGACCTCGCGTTCGTACATCGTTCCGGGCATCGGCGATGCCGGAGACCTGGCCTACGGCGAAAAGATCTGA